In the Kribbella sp. NBC_00482 genome, one interval contains:
- a CDS encoding NAD(P)H-binding protein codes for MNPILILSGKGKTGRRVAAQLEARGVPHRLASRSSERRFDWYDESTWADAIRGTDTAYLAPPVGPTGLAQAGKFVEQADGLRRVVLLSGRGVGSPGRDFAVYEGQLDLENVVKASGRDWTIVQPAWFAQGFSEDFLRYHVLAGEIRVSTGTGGEAWIDTDDVGDVMTTALLDESYVGQTLAISGPRTLTMTEIAEELTTATGRPIKYVDLDPEAHVAELTEQGLTPEDATAVRDLFAVIRNHRSEYVSDGVERVLGRAPRDFTDWARATAASGVWAG; via the coding sequence ATGAACCCGATTCTGATCCTCAGTGGCAAAGGCAAGACCGGCCGTCGCGTCGCGGCGCAGCTCGAGGCGCGGGGCGTCCCGCACCGGCTCGCGTCCCGCTCCAGCGAGCGGCGGTTCGACTGGTACGACGAGAGCACCTGGGCGGACGCGATCCGCGGCACCGACACGGCGTACCTCGCGCCGCCGGTCGGGCCGACCGGACTCGCGCAGGCCGGCAAGTTCGTCGAGCAGGCCGACGGGCTGCGGCGTGTGGTCCTGCTGTCGGGCCGCGGCGTCGGCAGCCCGGGCCGCGACTTCGCCGTGTACGAGGGGCAGCTCGACCTGGAGAACGTGGTGAAGGCGAGCGGCCGGGACTGGACGATCGTGCAGCCGGCCTGGTTCGCGCAGGGCTTCAGCGAAGACTTCCTGCGCTACCACGTGCTGGCCGGCGAGATCCGCGTGTCCACCGGCACCGGCGGCGAGGCGTGGATCGACACCGACGACGTCGGCGACGTGATGACCACCGCCCTGCTCGACGAGTCGTACGTCGGCCAGACCCTCGCGATCTCCGGCCCACGCACCCTCACGATGACCGAGATCGCCGAAGAACTGACCACAGCAACCGGCCGCCCGATCAAGTACGTCGACCTCGACCCCGAGGCCCACGTCGCCGAACTGACCGAGCAAGGCCTCACACCGGAAGACGCCACCGCCGTCCGAGACCTGTTCGCCGTCATCCGCAACCACCGCTCCGAGTACGTCTCCGACGGCGTCGAGCGCGTACTCGGTCGTGCACCCCGCGACTTCACCGACTGGGCCCGCGCGACCGCGGCGAGCGGGGTTTGGGCTGGGTGA
- a CDS encoding AraC family transcriptional regulator, which yields MDVLDELLAGTRAQDGVFNLTILDLPWALEIRDEAPLALATLIRGSGWVTRDGLEPQRMEQGDVAIVTGPEPYVVSDSLTTAPQLRIHPGGICEPLPGAPIDYSARLGVRTYGARKSGEVMVASGTYQVAGDVNRRLVTALPPVLVVPAAEVAGSVMDMITSEIQRDAPGQQSVLDRWLDLALITTLRAWFARPDSHAPGWYQAQTDPVAGTALRLLHEDPAYPWNVTELADRVGISRASLARRFSAIVGEAPMSYLTGWRIALAADQLRSTRDTVETIARRVGYANAFALSVAFKRVRGVTPTAHRRAA from the coding sequence ATGGACGTGCTCGACGAACTGCTGGCCGGGACCCGCGCGCAGGACGGGGTGTTCAACCTGACGATCCTGGATCTGCCCTGGGCGCTGGAGATCCGGGACGAGGCGCCGCTGGCGCTGGCGACCCTGATCCGCGGTTCCGGCTGGGTGACCCGCGACGGTCTCGAGCCGCAGCGGATGGAGCAGGGTGACGTCGCGATCGTCACCGGCCCGGAGCCGTACGTCGTCAGCGACAGCCTGACCACCGCGCCACAGTTGCGGATCCACCCCGGCGGAATCTGCGAACCGTTGCCCGGGGCACCGATCGACTACTCGGCCCGGCTCGGCGTGCGGACGTACGGCGCCCGCAAGTCCGGTGAGGTGATGGTTGCCAGCGGCACCTACCAGGTGGCCGGCGACGTCAACCGGAGACTCGTCACCGCACTTCCGCCGGTGCTCGTCGTACCGGCGGCCGAGGTGGCGGGGTCGGTGATGGACATGATCACCAGCGAGATCCAGCGGGACGCGCCCGGTCAACAGAGCGTGCTGGACCGGTGGCTCGACCTCGCGCTGATCACTACGCTGCGCGCGTGGTTCGCGCGGCCGGATTCGCACGCGCCGGGGTGGTACCAGGCGCAGACCGATCCGGTCGCGGGTACGGCGTTGCGCTTGCTGCACGAGGATCCGGCGTACCCGTGGAACGTCACCGAGCTCGCGGATCGGGTCGGGATCTCGCGCGCTTCGCTGGCCCGGCGATTCTCCGCGATCGTCGGTGAGGCGCCGATGAGCTACCTGACCGGCTGGCGCATCGCGCTGGCCGCGGATCAGCTGCGTTCGACCCGGGACACCGTCGAGACGATCGCCCGGAGGGTCGGGTACGCGAATGCCTTCGCGTTGAGTGTTGCGTTCAAGCGGGTCCGGGGAGTTACGCCTACCGCGCATCGCCGGGCGGCGTGA